AAGTTTCCCGGCGGTTGTCTCCGGCGCTCAATAAAGAATTCTGTGAGCGTATCTTCGGCGCAGTGTCTCGGCCCCATGAAACACATAACATCACGTCAGCCACTTGGTACTCCTTAGCTCTCTTTCTGGGTGTTTGGCTTTTACCGCAGCATGCCATCGAAGCTGGGGCGATTGTCTTGGGTGTTGCTGATCCTGTGGCATCTCTTGCGGGCAAGGCATGGGGTAAAACCAAAATTTACCGGGACAAGAGCCTTGAAGGCTCGCTGGGCTTCTTTTTCGCCGCGACGGCTACGCTGGTGATTTTCTTCAGCTTGATTTCGGCGGGTTACAGTACGCTCACCATTGGCATTACTGCTGTTTCAGTAGCAGCTGTGACGACTCTGGCCGAACTCTATGCAGGCCGTATCGAAGATAACTTTTCTATCCCAATTGTTGGCGGTGTGGTTGCGGCCATTTGTTTATCGCTTACCGCTGGACTTTGATTAGATAATCGGCAGAGTTTTACGGCGAGGCGGCGGTATCTTGCCATCTCGAACGATGATGTTTTGTCTCAGGCATTCTGCTAAAAAATCTCGGTTATCTTCTACTGCTTCCATTTCTGGTGAATCCATCAAAGCTTCGTTGAATTCTTGAAGCTCTTTAAACTTAGTTAAAAGCGTGAGCTGTGCCGAATTAATAGGCAAGCTAAGCCTGGCACCATCTTCTTTAACAGGGTTTCGATGGACGGCCATCGTCTCCGAGGCTTGCTCTGGAAGTTCTACAAGTGGACTCAGCTGCCATTCGCCCTCACCAAAGGGAATAGCCCACATTTGCCGAGCGGCAAGTTGTACCGTGTACCAGAAACCTTCAATCGGAGACGGGACGGGGAGGTTGGAGTCTAAGCTAATAGGCTCGGTCTCTGGGCGAATATCGGCTGGTAACCATTCGTTGATGGCCGCTTCAAAAGCGCGGGCTTCATAGAGTGTTTGGTCTAAAGCGATTTGATAGAGTTTATCTTTTCGTTCAAGCACCCAATCGGCGCAGGCGATGAGAAATTCGGATTCACGTCCAAACCATTTGCCCCATAACTTTTGGCGCAGGCTTAAGGACCAACCTTCATCTGGAACAAAACTTGAGTCGACTGACGATGACCAGGAGTCTAGCGCCAAAACGTATTCCCGAACATCCATTCCAAGGCTTTGCATAGCAGCCTGTGAGAGTGCGATTTCGATATAGGCTACGAGGTCTTGAGTTTTCTCCCACAA
The window above is part of the Deltaproteobacteria bacterium genome. Proteins encoded here:
- a CDS encoding YkgJ family cysteine cluster protein, coding for MASPDFKSIYTWDNHGFPAMWRYILPEDAEWIRLPEERRATCQSCPKVADGSHHKDTQCCTYFPELVNYLLGFALQDEKSRPLIEAQIAKGHILPTGQQIHPGQYKKAVQSYADDLFGELPSQACPFLNPETIQCGIYPYRNSVCSTFFCENDHGEAGNHLWEKTQDLVAYIEIALSQAAMQSLGMDVREYVLALDSWSSSVDSSFVPDEGWSLSLRQKLWGKWFGRESEFLIACADWVLERKDKLYQIALDQTLYEARAFEAAINEWLPADIRPETEPISLDSNLPVPSPIEGFWYTVQLAARQMWAIPFGEGEWQLSPLVELPEQASETMAVHRNPVKEDGARLSLPINSAQLTLLTKFKELQEFNEALMDSPEMEAVEDNRDFLAECLRQNIIVRDGKIPPPRRKTLPII